Proteins encoded by one window of Engraulis encrasicolus isolate BLACKSEA-1 chromosome 21, IST_EnEncr_1.0, whole genome shotgun sequence:
- the LOC134437093 gene encoding C-type lectin domain family 4 member M-like, with product MAQGAFERMDNDMEDMSYEDQAGGNASSKIWNKIGIARSNKQGLYRLATVALGLLCLILLMVIISRQTHGSPAEATADGRFEPQTYDNLSLEIDQLQSSYSDLNRQMALLISSHNILIEEKALLLVRYHNLTDQKHLVETSLHQLLLQKAQLDDRYNKLDSENRQLQISYSNLNSSKSELQTRNSVLTGEIGQLQNRYSNLTRERDDLLKRNAKLDSKMAAGWIFKDSSLYKINSAKKSWHASRDSCLKMGADLVVVNNIDEQKFLLQYKRYWIGLSDTETEGVWTWVDGTELTTSFWRPGEPNNAGDEDCAEISIDASSPSQAWNDVPCSQAKLYICEDHV from the exons ATGGCTCAGGGCGCTTTTGAGAGGATGGACAACGACATGGAAGACATGTCCTACGAGGACCAAGCTGGTGGAAACGCCAGCAGTAAGATTTGGAACAAGATTGGGATAGCCAGAAGTAACAAACaag GTCTGTACAGGCTGGCCACGGTGGCTCTGGGCCTGCTTTGCCTCATCCTGCTCATGGTCATCATTTCCCGCCAAACCCACGGCAGCCCAGCCGAAGCAACTGCCGACGGGAGGTTCGAGCCCCAAACGTACGACAACCTGAGCCTCGAGATAGACCAGCTGCAGAGCAGTTACAGCGACCTGAACAGGCAGATGGCCCTCCTGATCTCCAGCCACAACATCCTGATCGAGGAAAAAGCCCTGCTGCTGGTCCGCTACCACAACCTGACCGACCAGAAGCACCTCGTGGAAACAAGCCTCCACCAGCTGCTTCTCCAGAAGGCGCAGTTAGACGACAGATACAACAAATTGGACAGCGAAAACAGACAGTTACAGATCAGCTATAGCAATCTGAACAGCTCAAAATCTGAATTGCAAACTCGGAATAGTGTCTTGACTGGCGAGATAGGACAGCTGCAGAATAGATACAGCAacctgaccagagagagagatgatctgCTGAAGAGAAACGCCAAACTAG ATTCAAAAATGGCAGCAGGATGGATTTTCAAGGACTCAAGCCTTTACAAAATCAATTCTGCAAAGAAAAGCTGGCATGCAAGCAGAGACAGCTGTTTGAAAATGGGAGCAGACCTGGTGGTGGTGAATAACATAGATGAACAG AAATTCCTCTTACAATACAAGAGATATTGGATTGGACTTTCGGACACTGAAACGGAGGGCGTTTGGACCTGGGTAGATGGCACAGAACTGACAACATC GTTTTGGAGGCCTGGGGAACCCAACAATGCGGGAGATGAGGACTGTGCAGAAATCTCCATAGACGCTTCAAGTCCTTCACAGGCGTGGAATGATGTGCCGTGTTCTCAAGCAAAATTGTACATCTGTGAGGACCATGTCTGA
- the cfap184 gene encoding coiled-coil domain-containing protein 96, whose translation MEEEEVGAKTELDSEAHEKSTADENPLPDAGQTADDGETVVDQSVNASSTAENGNEQDMTSHDTGEVGAEGGEMLPTSETFDEGDGPEIEPLIGEPLSREGSIKGEYDDNISELDGPPQIELGTPEGNSTRSDAGSTESNEEGTEERKGDDEEDPGLDYYINVLEDLNTERERINQTNTQLQFKLCEYFRRKTGEDPKPERDRGKAVSDQEQRFLKYLDIMEDLRSQYRRESDQHQQQAEELRQQVQNKLEQVESEWRTFMEQKHSVAVAVLSRRMGKQAAQAEVEQIQASEQRREKELVTVRLENIKLKTKTRKFEAALRAKEELAEGLHLIDFEQLKIENQTYNEKIEERNEELLKLRKKITGTVQVLTHVKEKLQFVQVENQAKRVQLADVEARVAQKRDTLTRTKQARDSLRMDNLRLRQRCGLLGNETLLRDFEETVDSSEGLEQRLEMLKRRHAELILKCAGVKKKLEQTKLVGQSQ comes from the coding sequence ATGGAAGAGGAAGAAGTAGGTGCAAAGACTGAACTTGACTCGGAGGCCCACGAAAAGTCCACTGCAGACGAGAATCCTCTGCCGGATGCTGGGCAGACAGCAGATGACGGAGAAACAGTTGTCGACCAAAGTGTAAATGCATCATCCACTGCTGAAAATGGAAATGAACAAGATATGACAAGCCATGACACAGGTGAAGTTGGGGCAGAAGGGGGGGAAATGCTGCCTACCAGTGAAACATTTGACGAGGGTGACGGTCCTGAAATCGAACCTCTCATAGGAGAACCCCTTTCACGGGAAGGGAGCATCAAAGGGGAGTACGATGATAACATTTCAGAGCTTGATGGACCTCCACAAATAGAGCTAGGGACGCCAGAGGGAAATAGCACCCGTTCTGACGCAGGGAGCACCGAGTCCAATGaggaggggacagaggagaggaagggagatgatGAAGAAGACCCTGGCCTTGATTACTACATCAATGTCCTGGAGGATCTTAATACTGAGAGGGAAAGGATcaatcagacaaacacacagctgcAGTTTAAACTCTGTGAGTATTTCCGGCGCAAGACTGGTGAGGACCCAAAACCAGAGAGGGATAGGGGCAAGGCGGTGTCAGACCAAGAACAGCGATTCCTGAAGTACTTGGACATCATGGAGGACCTGAGGAGCCAGTATCGCCGTGAATCGGatcagcaccagcagcaggcTGAGGAGCTGCGACAGCAGGTTCAGAATAAGCTGGAGCAGGTGGAGTCGGAGTGGCGCACCTTCATGGAGCAGAAGCACAGCGTCGCCGTGGCCGTACTGAGCCGGCGCATGGGCAAGCAGGCGGCACAGGCCGAGGTGGAGCAGATCCAGGCCTCCGAGCAGCGGCGAGAGAAGGAGCTGGTGACTGTGCGCCTGGAGAACATCAAGCTGAAGACCAAGACACGCAAGTTCGAGGCCGCCCTGCGCGCCAAAGAGGAGCTGGCCGAGGGCCTACACCTGATCGACTTTGAACAGCTGAAGATAGAAAACCAGACCTACAACGAGAAGATAGAGGAGCGCAACGAGGAGCTCCTCAAGCTCCGCAAGAAGATCACCGGCACAGTGCAGGTGCTCACGCACGTCAAGGAGAAGCTGCAATTCGTCCAGGTTGAGAACCAGGCCAAGCGCGTCCAGCTGGCGGACGTGGAGGCCCGGGTGGCGCAGAAGAGAGACACGCTGACGCGCACCAAGCAGGCCCGAGACAGCCTGCGCATGGACAACCTGCGTCTTCGCCAGAGATGCGGCCTGCTGGGGAACGAAACACTGCTGAGGGACTTTGAGGAGACGGTGGACTCTTCTGAGGGCCTGGAGCAGAGGCTGGAGATGCTGAAGAGGCGACATGCGGAGCTCATCCTCAAGTGTGCTGGTGTCAAGAAGAAACTGGAGCAGACAAAGCTTGTTGGACAGTCACAGTGA